A window of the Diospyros lotus cultivar Yz01 unplaced genomic scaffold, ASM1463336v1 superscaf1, whole genome shotgun sequence genome harbors these coding sequences:
- the LOC127793212 gene encoding T-complex protein 1 subunit delta, whose translation MASLAVQAPRAGPSKTESYVDNKRKEDIRQANIVAARAVADAVRTSLGPKGMDKMISTASGEVIITNDGATILNKMEVLQPAAKMLVELSKSQDIVAGDGTTTVVVIAGAFLKQCLSLLTAGIHPTIISDSLHKVSLKSVDVLTAMAVPVELSDRDSLIKSASTSLNSKVVSQYSTLLAPLAVDAVLFVVDPAKPDLVDLRDVKIVKKLGGTVDDTELIRGLVFDKKVSHTAGGPTRMENAKIAVIQFQISPPKTDIEQSIVVSDYSQMDRILKEERNYILGMIKKIKATGCNVLLIQKSILRDAVTDLSLHYLAKAKIMVIKDVERDDIEFITKTLNCLPIANVEHFRAEKLGYADLVEEVSLGDGKIVKITGIKEMGRTTTVLVRGSNQLVLDEAERSLHDALCVVRCLVNKRFLIAGGGAPEIELSRQLGAWAKVLQGMESYCVRSFSEALEVIPYTLAENAGLNPITIVTELRNRHAQGEINAGINVRKGQITNILEENVVQPLLVSTSAITLATECVRMILKIDDIVTVR comes from the coding sequence ATGGCGTCTCTGGCAGTGCAAGCACCACGCGCAGGCCCGTCCAAGACAGAGAGCTACGTCGACAACAAGCGCAAGGAAGACATCCGGCAGGCCAATATCGTCGCGGCCCGAGCAGTGGCCGACGCCGTCAGGACAAGCCTCGGTCCCAAGGGCATGGACAAGATGATATCCACCGCCTCCGGTGAGGTTATAATCACCAACGACGGCGCCAccatcctcaacaaaatggaagtgCTCCAGCCGGCCGCCAAGATGCTCGTCGAGCTGTCTAAGTCTCAGGATATTGTTGCCGGTGACGGCACCACCACCGTTGTCGTAATCGCCGGAGCTTTCCTCAAGCAGTGCCTTTCTCTCCTCACCGCCGGCATTCATCCAACCATCATTTCCGACTCGCTTCACAAGGTCTCGCTTAAGTCTGTCGATGTCCTCACCGCCATGGCTGTCCCGGTCGAGCTCTCCGACCGCGATTCGCTTATCAAGTCCGCCAGCACTTCGCTTAACAGCAAGGTAGTCAGCCAGTACTCCACGCTCCTCGCGCCGCTTGCCGTTGATGCCGTTCTATTCGTTGTGGATCCTGCAAAACCCGATCTCGTCGATCTGCGTGACGTCAAGATTGTGAAGAAGCTCGGTGGGACTGTGGATGACACTGAGCTCATCAGGGGATTGGTTTTTGACAAGAAGGTAAGTCACACTGCTGGTGGACCTACTCGTATGGAAAATGCCAAAATTGCTGTCATCCAATTCCAAATTTCTCCCCCTAAGACTGATATTGAACAATCTATTGTTGTTTCGGATTATTCCCAAATGGATCGGATCTTGAAAGAGGAGAGAAATTATATACTTGGCATGATTAAGAAGATCAAGGCTACTGGGTGTAATGTGTTGTTGATTCAGAAAAGCATTCTGAGGGATGCTGTAACTGATTTATCGTTGCATTATCTTGCTAAGGCAAAGATAATGGTGATTAAGGACGTTGAGCGTGATGACATTGAGTTCATTACAAAGACTCTTAACTGCTTGCCTATTGCTAACGTTGAGCATTTCCGTGCTGAGAAATTGGGTTATGCTGATCTGGTTGAGGAGGTTTCACTTGGAGATGGGAAGATAGTGAAGATTACTGGGATCAAGGAAATGGGTCGAACCACAACTGTGCTTGTCAGAGGGTCAAATCAGCTGGTCCTTGACGAGGCAGAAAGGAGCTTGCATGATGCTTTGTGTGTTGTAAGGTGTTTAGTGAACAAGAGGTTTCTGATTGCTGGTGGCGGTGCTCCAGAGATAGAGCTCTCTAGGCAGTTGGGTGCATGGGCTAAGGTATTGCAGGGTATGGAGAGTTACTGTGTGAGGTCATTTTCGGAGGCACTTGAAGTTATTCCCTATACGTTGGCCGAGAATGCAGGTTTGAATCCAATTACTATTGTAACTGAGCTTAGGAATCGCCATGCCCAGGGTGAGATCAATGCTGGAATCAATGTGAGGAAGGGGCAGATCACTAACATCTTGGAAGAAAATGTGGTGCAGCCACTGCTAGTAAGCACTAGTGCAATCACACTGGCAACAGAATGTGTGAGGATGATTTTGAAGATTGATGACATTGTTACAGTAAGGTAG
- the LOC127793091 gene encoding WAT1-related protein At3g18200 — protein MARASIEKMKLLLALLALQFCFAGFHIVSRLALNIGVSKVVYPVYRNIIALVLLSPFAYFLEKEERPPLTFSLLVQFFLLALVGITANQGFYILGLYFSNPTFASAMQNSVPAITFLMASALKLEQVSIASKEGLAKILGTIASVGGATIITLYKGPPLLHQVEQPQGNSSSSPVGVQSWTWGCIYLIGHCLSWAGWIVFQAPLVKKYPAKLSLTSFTVFFGLIQFLVIASFVETDLELWKIKSGEEIFAILYAGIIASGIVLSLQTWCIYKGGPLFVAVFQPVQTVLVAVMAFVVLGDQLYSGGIIGAVFIVLGLYLVLWGKTMEERVGSQGKEETLRKHLLEIDSKDEESVVQSDIPR, from the exons ATGGCAAGGGCAAGCATAGAGAAAATGAAGCTGCTTCTGGCACTGCTGGCTCTGCAGTTCTGCTTTGCAGGGTTTCACATTGTCTCCAGGCTTGCTCTCAACATTGGTGTCAGCAAAGTTGTTTACCCAGTTTATAGGAACATCATTGCATTGGTTTTGTTGAGCCCCTTTGCCTATTTCTTGGAGAA GGAAGAAAGGCCACCTCTTACTTTCTCCCTTCTGGTCCAGTTTTTCCTCCTAGCCTTAGTGGG AATTACTGCAAACCAAGGATTCTACATTTTGGGATTGTACTTTTCAAATCCCACCTTTGCATCAGCAATGCAAAACTCAGTTCCTGCAATTACTTTCCTAATGGCTTCTGCCCTgaa GCTGGAGCAAGTTAGTATAGCAAGCAAAGAGGGGTTGGCAAAAATCTTGGGTACCATTGCAAGTGTGGGAGGTGCCACTATTATCACTTTGTACAAAGGTCCCCCTCTTCTGCACCAGGTAGAGCAGCCGCAAGGAAATTCGTCATCATCTCCGGTGGGAGTTCAAAGCTGGACATGGGGCTGTATATACTTGATTGGGCACTGCCTATCATGGGCTGGTTGGATAGTCTTTCAG GCTCCATTGGTGAAGAAGTACCCAGCTAAACTGTCACTGACCTCATTTACAGTCTTCTTTGGATTGATCCAGTTCTTAGTCATAGCCTCTTTTGTAGAAACTGATCTTGAGCTTTGGAAAATCAAGTCAGGAGAAGAGATCTTTGCAATTTTATATGCT GGAATTATCGCCTCTGGGATTGTCCTTTCCCTTCAAACTTGGTGCATTTACAAAGGGGGCCCTCTCTTTGTTGCCGTCTTCCAGCCAGTTCAAACAGTTTTAGTTGCTGTCATGGCATTTGTGGTGCTTGGTGATCAGTTATATTCTGGAGG GATTATTGGTGCAGTTTTCATTGTACTTGGCCTCTACTTGGTTCTGTGGGGAAAAACCATGGAAGAAAGAGTGGGAAGCCAAGGCAAAGAAGAGACGCTGAGGAAGCATCTTCTTGAAATTGACAGTAAAGATGAAGAATCTGTTGTCCAATCTGACATTCCCCGATAA